The Listeria swaminathanii genome has a window encoding:
- the clpP gene encoding ATP-dependent Clp endopeptidase proteolytic subunit ClpP: MNLIPTVIEQTSRGERAYDIYSRLLKDRIIMLGSAIDDNVANSIVSQLLFLDAQDPEKDIFLYINSPGGSISAGMAIYDTMNFVKADVQTIGMGMAASMGSFLLTAGASGKRFALPNAEIMIHQPLGGAQGQATEIEIAARHILKIKERMNTIMAEKTGQPYEVIARDTDRDNFMTAQEAKDYGLIDDIIVNKSGLKG; the protein is encoded by the coding sequence ATGAACTTAATTCCAACAGTAATCGAACAAACTAGCCGCGGTGAACGTGCATATGACATTTATTCCCGTTTATTAAAAGACAGAATTATTATGTTAGGCTCAGCAATTGATGATAACGTGGCAAACTCCATCGTTTCTCAATTATTATTTCTAGACGCGCAAGATCCTGAAAAAGATATTTTCTTATATATCAATTCTCCAGGCGGAAGTATTTCAGCTGGTATGGCCATTTACGATACAATGAATTTCGTTAAAGCGGACGTACAAACAATTGGTATGGGTATGGCTGCCTCGATGGGATCATTCCTATTAACAGCTGGAGCAAGCGGTAAACGTTTTGCGCTTCCAAACGCTGAAATCATGATTCACCAACCACTTGGCGGTGCTCAAGGTCAAGCAACAGAAATCGAAATTGCAGCTCGACACATTTTAAAAATCAAAGAACGTATGAATACAATTATGGCTGAGAAAACTGGCCAACCTTATGAAGTAATTGCTCGTGATACAGATCGTGATAACTTCATGACTGCACAAGAAGCAAAAGATTATGGCTTAATTGATGATATCATTGTTAACAAATCTGGCTTAAAAGGGTAA
- a CDS encoding lytic polysaccharide monooxygenase: MKKFSKIGMFFAVFTLAIVLFQTTASAHGYISKPASRVYLANKGINVGVGAAQFEPQSVEAPKGFPVSGPADGKIAGGGKYSLLDAQTATRWAKVDIESGPLTVEWTLTAPHRTSGWQYFITKKGWDPNAPLTRASLEPLATIAADGSAPGTLATQEINIPNDRSGYYVILGVWTIADTGNAFYQVIDANIINSDVVPVADDEAPTAPTNLAGTTTPKKVSLTWTASTDNIGIKGYEILRDGQVIGESQVASYEDTTVNSSTAYTYTVRAKDFGGNKSTLSNSIKVTTKEAPAVDNEAPTAPKSLMSHAQTDTTIALCWQASTDNVEVKNYELYRNNTKIATSTKTMFEDTKLASNTSYKYKVYAVDTSGNRSLVSNEITVKTKPLDPMNTWKADQIYYAGDQIYYKGVPYTAKWWTKGNTPDTSDAWKNESTEIQAWNSLKAYNGGDKVIYNGKTYQAKWWVRGAKPDSSSIWTLVN, translated from the coding sequence ATGAAGAAATTTTCAAAAATTGGAATGTTTTTTGCTGTGTTTACGTTAGCTATAGTTCTTTTCCAAACAACTGCTTCAGCTCATGGATACATATCAAAGCCAGCAAGTCGCGTTTATTTAGCAAACAAAGGGATCAACGTAGGGGTTGGAGCAGCGCAATTTGAACCACAAAGTGTAGAAGCTCCAAAAGGTTTCCCAGTAAGTGGACCTGCTGATGGAAAAATCGCAGGCGGAGGCAAATACTCACTTTTAGACGCCCAAACAGCAACTCGTTGGGCAAAAGTAGATATTGAGTCTGGCCCACTAACAGTTGAATGGACATTGACAGCGCCACATAGAACAAGTGGTTGGCAATATTTTATTACTAAAAAAGGTTGGGACCCGAATGCGCCACTGACTAGAGCATCATTAGAACCATTAGCAACGATTGCAGCTGATGGAAGTGCTCCAGGAACTCTAGCGACACAAGAAATTAATATTCCAAATGACCGTTCAGGATACTATGTAATCCTTGGCGTTTGGACAATCGCTGATACAGGTAATGCGTTTTACCAAGTTATTGACGCAAACATCATCAATTCTGATGTAGTGCCAGTTGCTGACGACGAAGCGCCAACAGCTCCAACTAATTTAGCTGGAACTACTACGCCGAAAAAAGTAAGTCTAACATGGACTGCTTCAACAGATAATATTGGAATTAAAGGTTATGAAATTTTACGTGACGGACAAGTAATCGGAGAAAGCCAAGTAGCTTCTTATGAAGATACAACTGTAAACTCAAGTACCGCCTACACTTATACCGTTCGCGCAAAAGATTTTGGTGGAAATAAATCAACATTAAGTAATAGCATTAAAGTAACCACAAAAGAAGCTCCAGCAGTGGATAACGAAGCGCCAACTGCACCAAAAAGCTTAATGTCGCACGCACAAACAGATACAACGATTGCTCTTTGTTGGCAAGCATCCACAGATAACGTGGAAGTGAAAAACTACGAACTATATCGTAATAATACAAAAATCGCAACATCAACAAAAACAATGTTTGAAGATACAAAGCTAGCAAGCAATACAAGCTATAAATATAAAGTTTATGCAGTAGACACATCAGGAAATCGTTCGTTAGTAAGTAACGAAATCACTGTTAAAACGAAACCACTAGATCCAATGAACACATGGAAAGCGGATCAAATTTACTACGCTGGCGACCAAATTTATTATAAAGGCGTTCCATATACAGCGAAGTGGTGGACAAAAGGTAACACACCAGACACAAGTGACGCTTGGAAAAATGAAAGCACAGAAATCCAAGCCTGGAATTCTCTAAAAGCCTACAACGGCGGAGACAAAGTCATTTATAACGGCAAAACGTACCAAGCAAAATGGTGGGTTAGAGGCGCAAAACCAGACAGCTCTTCCATTTGGACATTAGTAAATTAA
- a CDS encoding DUF898 family protein → MEEIKRIETWRGNTNFFDGGLGEYIGWKVLGFIVTLFTIGICYPWALCKVYGWKINHTVIDGQRLEFQGRAVNLFKHWFKWWFFACITFGFYNFWIFIKLEDWKVKNTIFK, encoded by the coding sequence ATGGAGGAAATAAAAAGAATCGAGACATGGAGAGGTAACACAAACTTCTTTGATGGTGGTTTAGGAGAATATATTGGTTGGAAAGTTCTGGGCTTCATAGTGACACTTTTCACAATAGGAATTTGTTATCCTTGGGCTTTATGTAAGGTTTATGGTTGGAAAATAAATCACACTGTTATCGATGGACAACGTTTAGAATTCCAAGGACGTGCTGTAAACCTTTTTAAACACTGGTTTAAATGGTGGTTTTTTGCATGTATTACTTTTGGATTCTATAACTTCTGGATTTTCATTAAACTTGAAGATTGGAAAGTAAAAAATACGATTTTTAAGTAA
- a CDS encoding TetR/AcrR family transcriptional regulator, with translation MEKKRTRAEELGITRRKILDTARDLFMEKGYRAVSTREIAKLAKITQPALYHHFEDKESLYIEVVRELTQNIQVEMHPIMQTEKAKEEQLHDMLIMLIEEHPTNILLMIHDILNEMKPENQFLLYKLWQQTYLEPFQAFFERLENAGELRTGVSAETAARYCLSTISPLFSGKGSFAQKQTTAEQIDELINLMMFGICKKEV, from the coding sequence ATGGAAAAGAAGCGAACTCGGGCAGAAGAACTAGGGATAACAAGAAGAAAAATACTGGATACAGCACGTGATTTATTTATGGAAAAAGGTTACCGGGCAGTTTCTACAAGAGAAATAGCTAAACTTGCCAAAATTACCCAACCGGCACTGTATCACCATTTTGAAGATAAGGAATCGCTTTATATTGAAGTGGTTCGTGAATTGACGCAAAATATTCAGGTGGAAATGCATCCGATTATGCAGACGGAAAAAGCGAAAGAGGAACAATTGCACGATATGTTAATCATGTTAATTGAGGAACATCCGACCAATATTTTATTAATGATCCATGATATTCTCAATGAAATGAAGCCAGAAAATCAGTTTTTATTATATAAATTATGGCAGCAAACTTATCTAGAGCCATTTCAAGCCTTTTTCGAACGATTAGAAAATGCCGGCGAACTGCGGACTGGTGTTAGCGCTGAAACGGCTGCGCGATACTGTTTGTCGACTATTAGCCCACTTTTTTCTGGGAAAGGTAGCTTTGCGCAAAAGCAAACGACTGCGGAACAAATCGATGAATTAATCAACTTAATGATGTTTGGTATATGCAAAAAAGAGGTATAA
- a CDS encoding MMPL family transporter gives MKDGFLSKIAGGVGGKKGRFITLGLWIIAIIILQLFFPKAADYKDDAAKDLPNSEPSVVAQKLIDDKFAGTDGVPALITWYRSTGLTTADLMNIQKYSKELTENPVDYQKMAVPYDKMPPVALKQQVSKDGTTFIQTIIMKDSATSDQLAESFKQLESAAKTTIGEDPFTKKVSADDTLVARTTGPAGISVDASGLFKDADVSLLIGTVLLVLVFLLVIYRSPILALIPLIAVGFAYLVITPILGLLAKEGIITYGSQGLSIMTVLLFGAGTDYCLFLISRFRSHLHTEKNRFQAFKEAFSGTAGAIALSGLTVMAALLLLLAAEYGSFHNFAVPFSLAIFIMMISSLTLVPALLGIFGRVSFWPFVPRTVEMEENRAKKKGKTPKHHKENRFWHKIGEMSAKHPIRILIITLIILIGCGIFTTQVKYTYDTLSTFPEDMPSREGFTLISDHFGAGMLAPMEVVVNSKESMKSSLENVDGVASVTGPERSKGYQKYTLILKDNPYSNEAMDVVPKVRAAADKGNDVYIAGQTATQYDDRAVTEHDEKVIIPLVIALIAILLLCYLRSITAMLYLVATVLLSFVGALGLGWVIIHYAMGVEAISGLIPLYAFVFIVALGEDYNIFMISSIWKNSKKMPLRKAITEGVGQTGGVITSAGLILAGTFGVLTTLPIQLLVQFGLITAIGVLLDTFIVRPFLVPSITVLLGKWAFWPGKQHKMTK, from the coding sequence ATGAAAGATGGATTTTTAAGTAAAATAGCCGGTGGAGTTGGCGGCAAGAAAGGTAGATTTATAACATTAGGTCTGTGGATTATCGCTATTATTATTTTACAGTTATTCTTTCCAAAAGCGGCTGATTACAAAGATGATGCGGCGAAAGATTTACCTAACTCAGAACCTTCTGTCGTTGCGCAAAAATTAATTGATGACAAATTTGCGGGAACGGATGGGGTACCAGCGCTTATCACTTGGTATCGCTCGACTGGCTTGACGACAGCAGACTTAATGAATATTCAAAAGTACAGCAAAGAACTAACCGAAAATCCAGTAGATTATCAAAAAATGGCGGTTCCATACGATAAAATGCCTCCAGTTGCACTAAAACAGCAAGTTTCGAAAGACGGAACTACTTTTATTCAAACGATTATTATGAAAGATAGCGCTACATCGGATCAACTAGCGGAAAGTTTCAAACAACTTGAATCAGCTGCTAAAACAACGATTGGCGAAGATCCATTTACGAAAAAAGTATCAGCGGATGACACGCTCGTTGCTCGGACAACAGGGCCGGCTGGTATTAGCGTGGATGCGAGTGGACTATTTAAAGACGCCGATGTTTCGCTATTAATTGGGACTGTTTTACTTGTCCTGGTCTTTTTATTAGTGATTTATCGTTCGCCAATTTTAGCGTTAATTCCTTTAATTGCCGTTGGTTTTGCGTATTTGGTCATTACGCCGATTCTTGGTTTGCTTGCGAAAGAAGGTATTATCACTTACGGATCACAGGGACTCTCGATAATGACCGTACTGCTATTTGGTGCCGGAACTGATTATTGTTTATTCTTGATATCCAGATTCCGCAGCCATTTGCACACCGAGAAAAACAGGTTCCAAGCATTTAAAGAAGCGTTCAGCGGGACAGCAGGTGCGATTGCGCTTAGTGGCTTGACTGTAATGGCGGCACTTTTGTTACTATTAGCCGCAGAATACGGTTCATTCCATAATTTCGCCGTACCATTTAGCCTAGCAATTTTCATTATGATGATTTCTTCGCTTACACTTGTACCAGCACTTCTAGGTATATTTGGACGCGTTTCATTCTGGCCATTTGTCCCAAGAACAGTAGAAATGGAAGAAAATCGCGCGAAGAAAAAAGGCAAAACACCAAAACACCACAAAGAAAACCGTTTTTGGCATAAAATTGGTGAAATGTCCGCGAAACATCCAATTCGCATTTTGATTATCACCTTAATTATTCTAATTGGCTGTGGGATTTTTACGACCCAAGTTAAATACACATATGATACACTTTCGACGTTCCCAGAAGATATGCCATCTAGGGAAGGTTTTACACTCATTAGCGACCATTTCGGTGCCGGTATGCTTGCGCCAATGGAAGTAGTTGTGAACTCCAAAGAATCGATGAAGAGTTCGCTTGAAAATGTGGACGGGGTTGCATCAGTTACTGGACCTGAACGAAGCAAGGGCTATCAAAAATATACGCTCATTTTAAAAGATAATCCTTATAGTAATGAAGCGATGGATGTCGTACCAAAAGTTCGCGCCGCTGCCGACAAAGGAAATGACGTATACATCGCCGGACAAACAGCAACGCAATATGATGATCGCGCGGTGACCGAGCATGATGAAAAAGTGATTATTCCGCTTGTTATTGCTTTGATTGCGATTTTACTTCTATGCTATTTACGTTCAATTACAGCAATGCTTTACCTCGTGGCAACGGTTCTGTTATCGTTCGTTGGAGCGCTCGGACTTGGTTGGGTCATTATCCATTACGCAATGGGTGTAGAGGCAATTTCTGGCTTAATTCCGCTCTATGCTTTTGTCTTTATCGTCGCACTCGGAGAAGATTACAATATCTTTATGATTTCTAGCATCTGGAAAAACAGCAAGAAAATGCCACTTCGAAAAGCAATTACAGAAGGTGTAGGCCAAACTGGTGGGGTTATCACTTCCGCAGGCTTAATTTTAGCAGGAACTTTTGGCGTTTTAACTACACTGCCAATTCAACTTCTCGTACAATTTGGCTTAATTACGGCAATCGGAGTGTTACTTGATACATTTATCGTTCGCCCTTTCCTAGTTCCGTCAATTACCGTTCTCCTTGGAAAATGGGCATTTTGGCCAGGTAAACAGCATAAAATGACAAAATGA
- a CDS encoding dipeptidase yields the protein MRVIDTHCDALYKLQAGKGKYTFQDAEELDVNFERLIEAKMLLQGFAIFLDEDIPVEHKWKKAVEQVNIFKQHVLHKGGIIHHVKKWCDLENLPEDKIGAMLTLEGVEPIGRDLDKLTQLLDGGVLSVGLTWNNANLAADGIMEERGAGLTRFGKDIIHLLNERKVFTDVSHLSVKAFWETLEQAEFVIASHSSAKAICSHPRNLDDDQIKAMIEHDAMIHVIFHPLFTTNNGVADTEDVIRHIDHICELGGLKNIGFGSDFDGIPDHVKGLENVGKYQSFLQTLEKHYTKEEVEGFASRNFLNHLPK from the coding sequence ATGAGAGTAATTGATACCCATTGTGATGCGCTTTACAAGTTGCAGGCTGGAAAAGGAAAATATACTTTCCAAGATGCGGAAGAACTTGATGTGAACTTTGAACGGCTTATAGAAGCTAAAATGTTACTGCAAGGATTTGCCATTTTTCTTGATGAAGATATCCCTGTTGAACATAAATGGAAAAAAGCGGTTGAGCAAGTTAATATTTTTAAACAACACGTACTGCATAAAGGTGGAATTATCCATCATGTGAAAAAATGGTGTGATTTAGAAAATCTACCTGAAGACAAAATTGGCGCGATGCTAACACTAGAAGGCGTTGAACCAATTGGACGTGATTTAGATAAATTAACGCAATTACTTGATGGTGGCGTATTATCTGTCGGACTAACGTGGAACAATGCCAATTTGGCAGCAGATGGTATTATGGAAGAACGTGGCGCAGGACTAACGCGTTTTGGAAAAGACATTATCCATCTTTTAAATGAAAGAAAAGTATTTACGGATGTTTCTCATTTGAGCGTAAAAGCTTTTTGGGAAACGTTGGAGCAAGCCGAATTTGTTATTGCTAGTCATTCGAGCGCAAAAGCGATTTGTTCTCATCCAAGAAATTTGGATGACGACCAGATTAAAGCGATGATTGAGCACGATGCGATGATTCACGTTATCTTCCATCCGCTGTTCACAACGAACAATGGAGTGGCTGATACAGAAGATGTCATTCGCCATATTGATCATATTTGTGAGCTTGGCGGTTTGAAAAACATTGGTTTTGGCTCAGACTTTGATGGCATTCCGGATCACGTCAAAGGGCTTGAAAATGTTGGGAAATACCAAAGCTTCCTCCAAACATTAGAAAAACACTATACAAAAGAAGAAGTTGAAGGATTTGCATCGCGCAATTTCCTAAACCATTTACCAAAATAA
- the rpoN gene encoding RNA polymerase factor sigma-54: protein MRLESNFVQKQQQKQSQKLNMTQQLSQSIAMLQFATADLVAFLEDKALENPLIEVIPGSDFATDFSYSSRKSSGSSDDTDWLEQIADNKLTLADALKEQLHLMDVTQTQKIIVLYLIESLNDNGYLQIDLKDVSAALLMDDSSVLEGLEILQSMEPAGVGARDARECILLQIERSPDAPYIAYDVIQKFFTEFAEKKWKIIAAEMDVSLQDIQEVSDYIQTLNPKPGSEFESERVQYVVPDLILLQHENEFAVSLAKQFLPQVRFQEAYYETMRATEEKDVAQFLREKAGEFDWIKKGIEQRENTLQRVGEAIVSHQKAYFLDNSAHLQPLTLKEVAEELGVHESTVSRAVNGKYMETTTGVYELKRFFASGLQKKSSENENAGDISSTTIKKLVQEFVAAEDKLKPLSDQKIVDMLAEKEIQVSRRAIAKYRLELNIPSSSKRKRF, encoded by the coding sequence GTGCGTTTAGAATCTAATTTCGTCCAAAAGCAACAACAAAAGCAATCACAGAAATTAAATATGACGCAACAATTGTCCCAGTCTATTGCAATGCTTCAATTTGCGACAGCTGATTTAGTGGCATTTTTGGAAGATAAAGCACTCGAGAACCCATTAATTGAAGTAATTCCAGGCTCGGATTTTGCAACAGATTTTTCCTATAGTAGCCGTAAAAGCTCGGGAAGTTCTGATGATACAGATTGGCTAGAACAAATCGCCGATAATAAGCTGACATTAGCCGATGCGCTAAAAGAGCAGTTACATTTAATGGACGTGACACAAACACAAAAAATTATCGTTTTATATTTAATAGAAAGTTTAAATGACAATGGTTATTTACAAATCGATTTAAAAGATGTCAGCGCGGCGCTTTTAATGGACGATTCCAGTGTTTTAGAAGGGCTGGAAATACTGCAAAGCATGGAGCCGGCTGGGGTTGGTGCCAGAGATGCGCGCGAATGTATTTTACTGCAAATCGAACGCTCACCGGATGCTCCTTACATCGCTTATGACGTCATCCAAAAATTCTTCACGGAATTCGCCGAGAAAAAATGGAAGATAATTGCTGCAGAAATGGATGTTAGTTTGCAAGATATCCAAGAAGTTTCCGATTATATTCAAACGCTAAACCCTAAACCAGGCTCTGAGTTTGAGTCTGAACGCGTTCAATATGTGGTTCCAGACTTGATTTTACTTCAACATGAAAATGAATTTGCTGTTTCACTAGCGAAGCAATTTTTGCCGCAAGTCCGTTTCCAAGAAGCTTACTACGAAACGATGCGAGCAACGGAAGAAAAAGACGTCGCCCAATTTTTACGTGAAAAAGCTGGTGAATTTGATTGGATTAAAAAAGGCATCGAACAACGCGAAAATACGTTGCAAAGAGTTGGCGAGGCAATCGTTAGCCACCAAAAAGCCTATTTCCTAGATAATTCAGCGCATTTACAACCGTTAACTTTGAAAGAAGTAGCAGAAGAACTTGGTGTGCATGAGTCCACGGTGAGTCGGGCAGTAAATGGAAAATATATGGAAACGACAACAGGTGTATACGAACTAAAACGCTTTTTTGCATCGGGGTTACAGAAGAAATCTTCCGAGAACGAAAATGCAGGCGATATATCGAGCACAACTATCAAAAAGCTAGTGCAAGAATTTGTAGCAGCTGAAGATAAATTAAAACCACTTTCCGATCAAAAAATAGTAGATATGCTCGCAGAAAAAGAAATTCAAGTTTCAAGAAGAGCTATCGCGAAATATCGTTTAGAGTTAAATATCCCTTCTTCTTCCAAAAGAAAAAGATTTTAG
- a CDS encoding sugar-binding transcriptional regulator: MSDLINIQKKLLPDVLMIMQKRYQILRSIYFSEPVGRRTLAGMLGMSERVLRGEVEFLKAQGLVEIASSGMTVTKEGLVVFRDLESVMNQLSGLHSMEEQLAKKLQIKKCLVVQGDSDDTPWVREEMGRVAVEQLDMALTEKRNIVAVMGGSTMATVAEMMTTDFAKGRELLFVPGRGGIGEDLDNQANTICDKMATKTNTKHRVLYVPEQLGEEAYRSLLKEPAIQEGLRLVQSANAIILGIGDALAMAKRRHTGEDVLEKIIHRKAVGEAFGYYFDEQGEVVHKVPTFGLQFEDLAQIPHIIAVAGGTSKAKAIKSYMKSAPKNTILITDEGAAKSLLKGSNTLLK; this comes from the coding sequence ATGTCAGACTTAATTAACATTCAGAAAAAGTTATTGCCCGACGTTTTAATGATTATGCAAAAACGCTACCAAATCCTACGCTCGATTTATTTTTCTGAGCCAGTTGGGAGACGAACACTTGCCGGAATGCTAGGCATGAGTGAACGAGTCCTGCGCGGTGAAGTAGAATTTTTGAAAGCACAAGGTTTAGTAGAAATTGCTTCTTCCGGAATGACCGTTACAAAAGAAGGCTTGGTCGTTTTTCGTGATTTAGAAAGTGTCATGAACCAACTTTCGGGGTTACATTCAATGGAAGAACAATTAGCGAAGAAATTGCAAATCAAAAAATGCTTGGTAGTGCAAGGTGATAGCGATGATACACCATGGGTCCGCGAAGAAATGGGTCGTGTGGCTGTTGAACAATTAGACATGGCGCTCACCGAAAAAAGAAACATCGTCGCAGTTATGGGCGGCTCTACAATGGCAACTGTTGCCGAAATGATGACAACTGATTTCGCAAAAGGCAGAGAACTACTTTTCGTTCCCGGTCGTGGAGGTATTGGTGAAGACCTTGACAATCAAGCGAATACAATTTGTGACAAGATGGCAACAAAGACAAACACGAAACACCGCGTTCTCTATGTTCCAGAGCAATTAGGCGAAGAAGCCTATCGCTCGTTACTGAAAGAACCGGCAATTCAAGAAGGCTTACGATTAGTACAATCCGCAAATGCTATTATTTTAGGCATAGGTGACGCGCTCGCAATGGCGAAACGCAGACATACCGGCGAAGATGTACTTGAAAAAATCATCCATCGTAAAGCTGTTGGTGAAGCATTTGGTTATTATTTTGATGAACAAGGCGAGGTTGTACATAAGGTTCCTACATTCGGTCTTCAATTCGAAGACTTAGCACAAATCCCGCACATTATCGCTGTTGCAGGTGGTACATCGAAAGCCAAAGCAATCAAATCGTATATGAAAAGCGCTCCAAAAAATACGATTTTAATCACGGATGAAGGAGCAGCAAAATCGCTTTTAAAAGGGAGTAATACCCTTTTGAAATAA
- the gap gene encoding type I glyceraldehyde-3-phosphate dehydrogenase: MTVKVGINGFGRIGRLAFRRIQNVEGIEVVAINDLTDAKMLAHLLKYDTTQGRFDGEVEVHDGFFKVNGKEVKVLANRNPEELPWGDLGVDIVLECTGFFTAQDKAELHIKAGAKKVVISAPATGDMKTIVYNVNHETLDGTETVISGASCTTNCLAPMAKVLEDKFGVVEGLMTTIHAYTGDQNTLDAPHPKGDFRRARAAAENIIPNTTGAAKAIGEVLPSLKGKLDGAAQRVPVPTGSLTELVTVLNKKVTVDEVNAAMEAASDSETFGYTSDQVVSSDIKGMTFGSLFDETQTKVLTVGDQQLVKTVAWYDNEMSYTAQLVRTLEYFAKIAK, from the coding sequence ATGACAGTTAAAGTTGGTATTAATGGTTTTGGACGTATCGGACGTCTAGCATTCCGTCGTATTCAAAATGTGGAAGGAATTGAAGTTGTTGCAATCAATGACTTAACAGACGCTAAAATGTTAGCTCACCTGTTAAAATATGATACAACTCAAGGCCGTTTTGACGGTGAAGTAGAAGTACATGATGGTTTCTTCAAAGTAAACGGTAAAGAAGTTAAAGTTTTAGCTAACCGTAACCCAGAAGAACTTCCATGGGGTGACCTAGGAGTAGACATCGTTCTAGAATGTACTGGTTTCTTCACAGCGCAAGACAAAGCTGAATTACACATTAAAGCTGGCGCTAAAAAAGTTGTTATCTCCGCTCCAGCAACTGGCGACATGAAAACAATCGTTTACAATGTAAACCATGAAACATTAGACGGAACTGAAACAGTTATCTCTGGCGCAAGCTGTACTACTAACTGTTTAGCTCCTATGGCTAAAGTTTTAGAAGACAAATTTGGTGTTGTTGAAGGTCTAATGACTACAATTCACGCTTACACTGGTGACCAAAATACATTAGATGCTCCACATCCAAAAGGTGACTTCCGTCGTGCACGTGCTGCTGCCGAAAATATTATCCCTAATACAACTGGTGCTGCTAAAGCTATCGGTGAAGTATTACCATCACTTAAAGGTAAATTAGACGGAGCTGCTCAACGTGTTCCAGTTCCAACTGGTTCCCTTACTGAATTAGTAACAGTTCTTAACAAAAAAGTTACTGTTGACGAAGTAAATGCAGCTATGGAAGCAGCTTCTGATTCAGAAACATTCGGTTACACTAGTGATCAAGTAGTTTCTTCTGATATCAAAGGTATGACTTTCGGTTCATTATTTGACGAAACTCAAACAAAAGTTCTTACAGTTGGCGATCAACAATTAGTTAAAACTGTAGCTTGGTACGATAACGAAATGAGCTACACTGCTCAATTAGTACGTACTTTAGAATACTTTGCAAAAATCGCTAAATAA
- a CDS encoding phosphoglycerate kinase: MAKKVVTDLDLKDKKVLVRVDFNVPMKDGKITNDNRIVAALPTIEYILEQNGKAILFSHLGKVKTEEDKEGKSLRPVAARLSELLGKEVKFVPTTRGPELEAAIADLKDGEVLLFENTRFEDIDGKKESKNDPELGKYWASLGDVFVNDAFGTAHRAHASNVGIASNLESAAGFLMEKEIKFIGGVVDNPARPLVAILGGAKVSDKIGVIENLLTKADKVLVGGGMTFTFMAAQGQEIGKSLLEADKVELAKGLLEKAGDKLVLPVDAVVSKEFSNDVPFHTVDADKMPADEMGLDIGQATIDLFTKELQGAKTVVWNGPMGVFELSNFAKGTIGVCEAIANLTDATTIIGGGDSAAAAMDLGFADKFTHISTGGGASLEYLEGKELPGVASISDK, from the coding sequence ATGGCTAAAAAAGTTGTAACTGATTTAGATTTAAAAGACAAAAAAGTTTTAGTTCGTGTTGACTTTAACGTGCCAATGAAAGACGGTAAAATCACTAACGACAACCGTATTGTAGCTGCACTTCCAACAATTGAGTACATCTTAGAACAAAACGGTAAAGCAATTTTATTTTCTCACCTTGGAAAAGTAAAAACAGAAGAAGATAAAGAAGGAAAATCTCTTCGTCCAGTAGCCGCTCGTTTAAGCGAATTACTTGGAAAAGAAGTGAAATTCGTTCCTACTACTCGTGGTCCAGAACTTGAAGCAGCAATTGCTGATTTAAAAGACGGCGAAGTACTTCTTTTTGAAAATACACGTTTTGAAGATATTGATGGTAAAAAAGAAAGCAAAAATGATCCAGAACTTGGAAAATACTGGGCTAGCCTTGGCGACGTTTTCGTAAATGACGCTTTCGGTACTGCTCACCGTGCGCACGCGTCTAACGTTGGAATCGCTTCTAACCTAGAATCAGCGGCCGGATTTTTGATGGAAAAAGAAATTAAATTCATCGGCGGTGTAGTTGATAATCCAGCACGTCCACTAGTAGCAATCCTAGGTGGCGCGAAAGTTTCTGACAAAATCGGTGTTATCGAAAACTTACTTACAAAAGCAGACAAAGTACTTGTTGGCGGCGGAATGACTTTCACTTTCATGGCAGCTCAAGGTCAAGAAATTGGTAAATCTCTTTTAGAAGCAGATAAAGTTGAACTTGCTAAAGGCTTACTTGAAAAAGCTGGCGATAAATTAGTATTACCAGTTGACGCAGTTGTATCTAAAGAATTCAGTAACGACGTTCCTTTCCACACAGTAGACGCAGATAAAATGCCTGCTGACGAAATGGGACTAGATATTGGTCAAGCTACAATTGACTTATTCACAAAAGAACTTCAAGGCGCTAAAACAGTTGTATGGAATGGTCCAATGGGCGTATTCGAACTTAGCAACTTTGCTAAAGGTACAATTGGCGTTTGTGAAGCTATTGCAAACTTAACTGATGCAACAACTATCATCGGTGGTGGCGATTCTGCAGCAGCAGCTATGGACTTAGGTTTTGCTGACAAATTCACACATATTTCTACTGGTGGCGGTGCATCTTTAGAGTATCTTGAAGGTAAAGAGCTTCCTGGTGTTGCTTCTATTAGCGACAAATAA